From Spirosoma aerolatum, one genomic window encodes:
- a CDS encoding SdrD B-like domain-containing protein produces MLNFTIKHIHFSVSLCVVLVTITLPLVGQTITGTVFRDFNSNGLYEAISDPTSYTYGEPGVGGVTVTAYDPSGAAIATTVSSTVTTTVGNYTLAVGNSGAYRVEFTNLQSGDYEASRGGNSATSVQFVNGGATNVNLGVNYPAEYCQSVSPLLITTCFIAADPTAGAPSVTQRVALVGTPYTVEDDTKAMTYLATIGEVGSTWGVAYNKSTGQIYSSSFTKRHVGFSANGPNAIYVTSPTSATSGNTTEFFNFTTIGGTAVSSTTETHGNDLPTTTASLASHDSIGFDAVGKTSLGGIDLSDDDKTLYVVNLKNRTLYSIDVATKTATGVPIPNPGCTTSSTTTESSYRPFAVKFYRGKVYVGVVCTREDLGTTTVPYGPTDGLSATVYALDPAVPASFTTVLSFPLTYQKGASGADVLPDSPTNQARSEFWRPWTSIYQADRNEGVVSFPQAWLTDIEFEPTTGDMLIGLRDRFGDQTGYKNYKPGSNTDLISGIAPGEILRARKCSPTDILWTLENDGSLCSDITSTSVTQTTTAGPGTGKYYWGDRVQNGANHGLSSQGSMAQLGGSAKVAMTAIDPTEIFNTGGIKRLINATGAKDGNPTGIDPNPAAGVILYEEDAFGYGKANGLGDLELACQPAPIEIGNRVWYDKNDNGIQDPGEPPLAGVEVTLRGAGLSSPVSVTTNSAGEYYFSSAAGTPAPGFVYSLTGLTAGGSYSLAFPASFSTVMLSSRQNMATGPNADNIDSDPNSAGILAFVLGQAGQNNFSFDAAYATCALALTGMPSSCDGTTNRYMVSGTVSFSNVSTGTLTVTDGAVSTTITVPAGTTSVAYSLSGLTTGSGSHTITASYSSTDCSPASSTYTAPTTCALLDLEKRVDKSKADPAEILTYTLVLTNTGSLPTTNITVHDSATIGLTYVPNSVSAPAGTTFTQGMPISIWTIAALSPSESLSLTIQAKADSTGILYNTASIPGDTARICTSIPVHMCAGDDYAFILTAPAGHTSYQWYKDGQVIPNATTDTLEVTGPGSYSLAVDAGGGSGQCPNFSCCPFIVVEDSLPTFVATATPASCIGNVAQNNGQIVLSGFQAGLTYQYSLGATFNAAASLSGAPQVIPANGVIATTLVNPASDQVYTVRVYNASGCYTDVQVILLRTTCGCPADICVPYVLTQNKRPVRIGDPR; encoded by the coding sequence ATGCTCAACTTTACGATAAAACACATTCATTTTAGTGTTTCCCTTTGTGTTGTATTGGTAACAATTACATTGCCATTAGTTGGACAGACTATTACGGGGACAGTTTTCCGGGATTTTAATAGCAATGGTCTGTATGAAGCTATTTCTGATCCGACTTCGTATACCTATGGAGAGCCGGGCGTAGGGGGTGTAACGGTTACCGCTTACGACCCATCGGGAGCAGCCATCGCAACGACAGTTAGTAGTACGGTAACGACTACTGTAGGTAACTATACGCTGGCTGTGGGGAATTCAGGAGCTTATCGGGTTGAGTTCACGAATCTACAGTCGGGCGATTACGAAGCATCCCGAGGGGGTAACAGCGCAACGTCGGTCCAGTTTGTGAATGGGGGAGCAACGAACGTAAATCTGGGCGTAAATTATCCGGCCGAGTATTGTCAATCGGTTTCGCCCCTGCTCATAACAACCTGTTTTATTGCGGCCGATCCTACCGCAGGAGCCCCATCCGTTACACAGAGAGTAGCTTTGGTAGGAACGCCCTATACGGTTGAGGACGATACCAAGGCTATGACCTATTTGGCAACAATCGGTGAAGTGGGGTCAACCTGGGGAGTTGCTTACAATAAATCGACCGGACAGATTTATTCATCTTCGTTTACCAAACGACATGTGGGCTTCTCGGCCAATGGCCCGAATGCGATTTATGTAACCTCTCCCACATCGGCCACCAGTGGCAATACAACGGAGTTTTTCAACTTTACGACCATTGGCGGCACTGCCGTGTCATCTACTACCGAAACGCATGGCAACGATTTGCCAACGACAACGGCCAGTCTGGCCAGCCATGACAGTATTGGCTTCGATGCGGTCGGAAAAACGAGTTTGGGCGGTATTGATCTTTCAGATGATGATAAAACACTTTACGTGGTCAATCTGAAAAACCGGACGTTGTATTCGATTGACGTAGCAACGAAAACGGCCACGGGGGTACCCATTCCGAATCCGGGCTGCACGACAAGCAGTACGACAACGGAAAGCAGCTATCGACCATTTGCCGTCAAATTTTACCGAGGTAAGGTTTATGTAGGAGTGGTTTGTACACGTGAAGATCTGGGTACGACAACTGTTCCCTATGGGCCTACCGATGGCTTAAGTGCCACAGTTTATGCGCTTGATCCAGCCGTTCCGGCTTCATTTACAACCGTATTGTCGTTTCCGTTAACCTACCAGAAAGGTGCTTCCGGGGCCGATGTGCTTCCTGATTCTCCAACGAATCAGGCGCGGAGTGAATTCTGGCGGCCCTGGACTTCAATTTATCAGGCTGATCGAAACGAAGGCGTTGTAAGCTTTCCACAAGCCTGGTTGACGGATATTGAATTTGAACCCACAACGGGCGATATGTTGATTGGCCTTCGGGACCGATTTGGCGATCAGACGGGCTATAAAAATTACAAGCCCGGTAGCAATACGGATCTGATCAGCGGGATTGCTCCCGGCGAAATCCTGCGTGCCCGCAAATGCAGTCCGACGGATATCCTGTGGACCCTGGAAAATGATGGGAGTTTGTGTAGTGACATAACGTCGACGTCGGTAACCCAAACAACTACGGCAGGCCCAGGAACAGGTAAGTATTATTGGGGTGATCGGGTGCAGAATGGCGCTAACCACGGCCTGAGTTCGCAGGGGAGTATGGCGCAACTGGGGGGAAGTGCCAAAGTCGCTATGACTGCCATCGACCCCACCGAAATTTTTAATACAGGTGGCATCAAGCGATTGATCAACGCAACGGGCGCTAAAGACGGCAATCCAACAGGCATCGACCCAAATCCGGCAGCAGGCGTCATTTTGTATGAAGAAGATGCCTTTGGCTATGGGAAGGCAAATGGGTTGGGTGATCTGGAACTAGCCTGCCAGCCCGCGCCAATCGAAATTGGCAACCGGGTCTGGTACGATAAAAACGACAACGGAATCCAGGACCCCGGCGAACCGCCACTGGCTGGGGTCGAAGTGACTTTACGCGGTGCAGGGCTTTCGTCGCCGGTCAGTGTTACGACCAATTCGGCCGGTGAGTATTATTTCTCCAGTGCTGCCGGAACGCCCGCTCCTGGATTTGTGTACAGTTTGACCGGACTTACGGCCGGAGGATCCTATTCGTTAGCGTTCCCGGCCAGCTTCAGCACGGTTATGCTCAGCAGCCGACAAAACATGGCTACGGGACCCAATGCAGATAACATTGATTCAGACCCTAATTCGGCGGGTATCCTAGCGTTCGTGCTGGGGCAGGCTGGGCAGAATAACTTTTCGTTCGATGCGGCCTATGCGACCTGCGCCCTGGCTTTAACCGGAATGCCATCGTCCTGTGATGGAACAACAAATCGGTACATGGTGTCGGGTACAGTTAGCTTTTCAAACGTTTCGACCGGAACGCTTACGGTAACGGATGGCGCGGTCAGTACAACAATTACCGTACCTGCCGGAACAACATCGGTGGCCTATTCGCTAAGTGGCTTAACAACAGGTAGTGGGTCGCACACAATTACGGCCAGCTATTCGAGTACCGATTGTTCGCCCGCCAGTAGTACCTACACAGCCCCAACGACCTGTGCTTTGCTCGATCTGGAAAAGCGGGTGGATAAATCGAAGGCCGACCCTGCTGAAATCCTCACGTATACGCTGGTACTGACCAATACGGGCAGCTTACCAACCACGAATATAACTGTGCACGATTCGGCTACCATTGGACTTACCTATGTACCCAATTCGGTATCGGCACCCGCCGGGACGACTTTTACACAGGGAATGCCAATCAGTATCTGGACAATAGCTGCCCTTAGTCCGAGCGAAAGCCTGAGTCTGACAATCCAGGCCAAAGCTGATAGTACGGGTATTTTATACAATACGGCCAGTATTCCCGGTGATACAGCCCGAATTTGTACGTCTATTCCGGTGCATATGTGTGCTGGAGACGATTATGCGTTTATTCTGACGGCACCCGCAGGTCATACATCGTATCAGTGGTATAAAGACGGTCAGGTTATTCCGAATGCGACAACCGATACGCTGGAGGTGACCGGACCGGGTAGTTATAGCCTGGCAGTGGATGCTGGAGGAGGCTCAGGGCAATGCCCGAATTTCAGCTGTTGCCCATTTATTGTCGTCGAAGACTCGCTACCTACGTTTGTCGCAACGGCTACTCCTGCCAGTTGTATTGGTAATGTCGCCCAGAACAATGGACAGATTGTGCTGAGTGGGTTCCAGGCTGGACTAACGTATCAATACTCGCTGGGCGCAACGTTCAATGCGGCTGCCTCCTTGTCAGGCGCACCCCAGGTGATTCCGGCCAATGGTGTTATTGCAACTACGCTGGTAAATCCGGCTTCTGATCAGGTCTATACCGTCCGCGTCTACAATGCGTCGGGTTGTTACACGGATGTGCAGGTAATTCTGTTGAGAACAACCTGCGGCTGCCCGGCCGACATCTGCGTGCCCTATGTACTCACGCAAAACAAACGGCCAGTCCGTATTGGTGACCCCAGATAA
- a CDS encoding AraC family transcriptional regulator, producing the protein MNVSAITSCYLGPQISPEQFVSEHFFLYLIKGTIDYYDGSNHHHLQPGECCLVRKNHLVKYTKRKADNQFEKVVVVFDEVFLKAYQAKHPLSFTNYNGHDAYFLIQQNELIPNFLQSLNPYYTNEGKINPMFADLKREELLLILLQSNPELATILFDFSSPQKIDLEAYMNRNFRFNVSVERFAYLTGRSLSAFKRDFDKIFHETPSRWLVHKRLQEAYFLIEKQAQKPSDIYLDLGFEDLSHFSFAFKKRFGVAPTQLAERRQLASP; encoded by the coding sequence ATGAACGTATCAGCCATTACGTCCTGCTACCTTGGTCCGCAGATTTCACCGGAGCAGTTTGTTTCGGAGCATTTCTTTCTGTATCTCATCAAAGGCACCATCGACTATTACGACGGAAGTAATCACCATCATCTGCAACCGGGCGAATGTTGCCTCGTTCGCAAAAATCATCTGGTGAAATATACCAAGCGCAAAGCTGATAACCAGTTCGAGAAAGTAGTTGTCGTATTTGATGAAGTGTTTCTGAAGGCATATCAGGCCAAACATCCCCTATCGTTTACGAATTACAATGGCCATGATGCGTATTTTCTTATTCAGCAAAATGAGTTGATACCGAATTTCCTACAATCGCTGAATCCCTATTATACGAACGAAGGAAAAATCAACCCGATGTTTGCCGACCTCAAACGAGAGGAATTACTGCTTATTCTGTTACAGTCCAATCCCGAGCTGGCGACGATTCTGTTTGATTTCAGTAGCCCGCAGAAAATAGATCTGGAGGCCTATATGAATCGCAATTTTCGATTCAATGTCAGCGTGGAGCGGTTTGCTTATTTAACAGGCCGGAGCCTGTCGGCTTTCAAACGGGATTTTGACAAGATTTTCCACGAAACCCCCAGTCGCTGGCTAGTACATAAACGACTTCAGGAAGCGTATTTCCTGATCGAGAAACAGGCGCAGAAACCATCTGATATTTACCTAGACCTGGGCTTCGAAGATCTTTCGCACTTTTCCTTTGCCTTCAAAAAGCGGTTCGGTGTAGCGCCTACCCAACTCGCAGAGCGCAGGCAACTGGCTAGCCCTTAA
- a CDS encoding aldehyde dehydrogenase family protein codes for MEVQEAPSKTLPRPVFKTQYENYIGGKWVAPVDGEYFNNTSPVDDSLIARVPRSKAADIELALDAAHKAFPSWARTSATERSNMLLKIADKIEQNLEFLARVETVENGKAVRETLAADLPLCVDHFRYFAGVIRAEEGSVAELDADTVSMIIKEPIGVVGQIIPWNFPLLMATWKLAPALAAGCCVVMKPAEQTPTSILVLMELIEGLIPPGVVNIVNGFGPEAGKPLAQSKRVAKVAFTGETTTGRLIMQYASENLIPVTMELGGKSPNIFMESVADADDEFFDKCIEGAVMFALNQGEVCTCPSRMLVHERVYDRFIERVIQRTEAIKLGHPLDPETMMGAQASNDQFEKILSYIDIGKQEGAEVLTGGGPAGLVGNGLESGYYIKPTIFKGNNKMRIFQEEIFGPVVSVTTFKDANEALSIANDTLYGLGAGFWSRDAHELYQIPRQIQAGRVWVNCYHQYPAHAPFGGYKKSGFGRENHHMMLNHYRQTKNLLISYSKNKLGFF; via the coding sequence ATGGAAGTACAAGAAGCGCCCAGCAAAACCTTACCCCGGCCCGTATTTAAAACACAATACGAAAACTATATTGGCGGCAAATGGGTAGCCCCTGTTGATGGTGAATATTTTAACAACACGTCTCCTGTTGACGACAGCCTGATTGCTCGCGTTCCACGTTCAAAAGCAGCCGATATTGAACTGGCTCTGGATGCAGCTCATAAAGCATTCCCATCCTGGGCACGAACATCGGCCACCGAACGTAGCAATATGTTGTTGAAGATTGCCGATAAGATCGAACAGAATCTGGAATTTCTGGCTCGTGTTGAAACCGTTGAAAATGGCAAAGCGGTTCGCGAAACTCTGGCAGCCGACCTGCCCCTCTGCGTCGATCACTTTCGGTATTTCGCGGGGGTGATCCGGGCCGAGGAAGGCTCTGTAGCCGAACTGGATGCCGACACGGTTTCGATGATTATCAAAGAGCCTATCGGTGTAGTCGGTCAGATTATCCCCTGGAATTTCCCCTTACTGATGGCGACCTGGAAACTAGCTCCGGCGCTGGCGGCTGGCTGTTGCGTGGTGATGAAACCCGCCGAGCAAACCCCAACGTCCATTCTGGTGCTGATGGAGCTGATTGAAGGGCTGATTCCGCCGGGCGTCGTCAATATCGTCAACGGGTTCGGTCCGGAAGCGGGTAAGCCTCTGGCGCAAAGCAAGCGGGTAGCGAAAGTTGCCTTTACAGGTGAAACCACTACCGGCCGACTGATTATGCAGTATGCTTCGGAAAACCTGATTCCGGTCACGATGGAACTGGGTGGTAAATCGCCCAACATTTTCATGGAATCGGTGGCCGACGCTGATGATGAGTTCTTCGATAAATGTATCGAAGGGGCAGTGATGTTTGCCTTGAATCAGGGCGAAGTATGTACCTGCCCTTCACGGATGCTGGTTCACGAAAGAGTATATGACCGATTTATTGAGCGAGTTATCCAGCGGACCGAAGCCATCAAACTCGGCCACCCGCTTGATCCTGAAACCATGATGGGTGCCCAGGCCAGCAACGATCAGTTCGAGAAAATCCTCTCGTACATCGACATCGGCAAGCAGGAAGGTGCCGAAGTACTGACGGGTGGCGGTCCCGCCGGTCTAGTCGGCAATGGACTGGAATCGGGCTACTATATCAAGCCAACCATCTTCAAAGGCAATAACAAGATGCGTATTTTCCAGGAAGAAATTTTTGGCCCTGTGGTATCGGTAACGACCTTCAAAGATGCGAATGAGGCACTCTCGATTGCCAACGATACGCTATACGGACTGGGCGCCGGTTTCTGGTCGCGGGATGCGCATGAGTTGTACCAGATTCCCCGCCAGATTCAGGCAGGACGTGTGTGGGTCAACTGCTACCACCAGTATCCGGCTCACGCACCGTTCGGCGGGTATAAGAAGTCGGGCTTTGGCCGCGAGAATCACCACATGATGCTCAACCACTATCGCCAGACCAAAAACCTGCTGATTTCGTATAGCAAAAATAAATTAGGATTCTTTTAA
- a CDS encoding GNAT family N-acetyltransferase, whose amino-acid sequence MQITVARTPEQYLAAMALFKEYAQGLGIDLQFQNFDKELQILPTMYGPPKGELWLLEDANRRVGCAALRQLDEKTCELKRMYIQPGYRGQGWADALMETALATARNLAYEWMKLDSLRRLTPALKLYLRYGFTEIAPYNYNPEADVVYFEKHL is encoded by the coding sequence ATGCAGATTACCGTTGCCCGAACACCCGAGCAGTACTTGGCTGCTATGGCACTTTTTAAGGAATACGCCCAGGGACTTGGCATTGATCTTCAGTTTCAGAATTTCGATAAAGAGCTGCAAATTCTTCCAACTATGTATGGCCCACCCAAAGGAGAGCTATGGCTTCTGGAGGACGCCAATAGGAGGGTGGGTTGTGCTGCGCTCCGACAATTGGACGAGAAAACCTGTGAGCTGAAACGAATGTATATCCAGCCGGGCTACCGGGGACAGGGATGGGCCGATGCGTTGATGGAAACAGCGCTGGCAACTGCCCGAAATCTGGCCTATGAATGGATGAAACTGGACAGCCTGCGACGGTTAACTCCTGCACTAAAGCTGTACCTACGGTATGGTTTCACGGAAATAGCCCCGTACAACTACAACCCGGAGGCCGATGTTGTGTATTTCGAAAAACATCTCTGA
- a CDS encoding SDR family oxidoreductase, giving the protein MAKIDKQEMVLVTGGTGFVGIHCMLQLLQKGYRVKTTVRSLKRKEDVMGMLRNGGITNFSQLTFVEADLTQDRNWDEAVAGCDYVLHVASPISLSIPKDENEMIRPAVEGTLRVLRAARNAGVKRVVMTSNFGAIGYSHTDTSKVITEESWTDPNEPGLSAYNKSKVLAERAAWTFMENEGGKLELSVVNPVGIFGPSLGPDLSSGFGLLKRVLDGSMKRVPNMTLSLVDVRDVADLHIRAMINPAAKGQRFLAIAGETMTLPEIAQFMNDRLGHKLKHISTKRLPDWIVRIAALFSPTAKNLVPLISRYRTASNEKAKTWLGWQPRTNEEALLATADSLMQFGHL; this is encoded by the coding sequence ATGGCAAAAATAGATAAACAGGAAATGGTACTGGTAACGGGTGGTACTGGCTTTGTTGGCATTCATTGTATGCTGCAATTACTCCAGAAAGGATACCGCGTAAAAACGACGGTCCGTTCACTAAAACGAAAAGAAGACGTAATGGGTATGCTCAGAAACGGTGGTATCACTAATTTCAGCCAGCTTACATTTGTCGAAGCCGATCTGACTCAGGATAGGAACTGGGACGAAGCGGTTGCGGGTTGTGACTATGTTCTTCACGTCGCTTCACCAATTAGTTTGAGCATCCCCAAAGACGAAAATGAGATGATTCGTCCGGCAGTAGAAGGTACGCTACGGGTGCTTCGGGCAGCTCGCAATGCAGGTGTGAAGCGGGTCGTGATGACATCCAACTTTGGCGCAATCGGCTACAGCCACACCGACACCTCCAAAGTGATTACCGAAGAAAGCTGGACCGACCCAAATGAACCCGGTCTATCGGCCTATAACAAATCGAAAGTGCTGGCCGAACGTGCTGCCTGGACGTTTATGGAAAACGAAGGCGGTAAATTGGAACTATCGGTTGTTAATCCGGTGGGTATTTTCGGTCCATCACTTGGCCCAGACCTGTCGAGCGGATTTGGATTGCTGAAGCGTGTGCTGGATGGTTCTATGAAACGCGTTCCAAACATGACGCTTAGCCTTGTAGATGTGCGGGATGTAGCCGACCTGCATATACGCGCCATGATCAATCCTGCTGCCAAAGGTCAGCGGTTTCTGGCGATTGCTGGAGAAACCATGACGCTACCCGAAATTGCCCAGTTCATGAACGATCGACTAGGCCACAAACTCAAACATATTTCTACCAAACGCCTTCCCGACTGGATCGTCCGTATAGCTGCCCTATTCAGCCCAACGGCTAAAAATCTAGTGCCGCTAATAAGTCGTTACCGAACCGCCAGCAACGAAAAAGCAAAGACGTGGCTTGGCTGGCAACCCCGAACCAATGAGGAAGCCCTGCTGGCAACAGCCGACAGTTTGATGCAGTTTGGCCATTTGTAA
- a CDS encoding AraC family transcriptional regulator, with the protein MKNVQAPSLDISRHLQARRLEQEVENRTAYTIDTAELNIYETHHVAEKVELTFNSPVLASMIRGKKVMHLPGTPSFDFLPGESVIVPGLETMRIDFPEAETDNPTQCLALAIDSDKIRQVTNLLNERVPLIDSPQGWQFGHTNFFLTNDEPIHQLIARLIYIFTENNKAKDVFANLVLQELVVRLMQTQARTLLLSPDTLQINTNRLAHVAQYIARNLHRNLHIKELADEACMSEPNFYRTFKQTFGLTPIDYINQQRIALASRLLRTTDRCLADISLACGFNNMTYFMRLFRRETGLSPAQYRKQMLAC; encoded by the coding sequence ATGAAAAACGTACAGGCTCCATCGCTGGATATTTCCCGTCATTTGCAGGCCCGTCGTCTGGAACAGGAGGTCGAAAACCGAACCGCCTACACCATCGATACGGCCGAACTGAATATTTATGAGACGCATCATGTGGCCGAAAAAGTTGAACTGACATTTAATAGTCCGGTTCTGGCCAGCATGATTCGGGGAAAAAAAGTGATGCATTTGCCGGGTACACCTTCCTTTGATTTCCTGCCTGGTGAGTCGGTTATTGTGCCGGGTCTGGAAACAATGCGGATTGATTTTCCTGAAGCCGAAACCGACAACCCGACCCAGTGCCTGGCGCTGGCGATCGACTCCGACAAAATACGCCAGGTGACGAATCTGCTCAACGAGCGCGTTCCGCTGATCGATAGTCCACAGGGCTGGCAGTTTGGCCATACGAATTTCTTCCTGACCAACGATGAGCCGATTCATCAGCTCATTGCCCGACTGATTTATATTTTCACCGAAAACAACAAGGCGAAAGACGTATTTGCCAACCTGGTCTTACAGGAGCTGGTGGTCCGGCTGATGCAGACGCAGGCGCGTACGCTGCTGTTGAGCCCGGATACGTTGCAAATCAATACCAACCGACTGGCGCATGTAGCCCAGTATATTGCCAGAAACCTGCATCGAAATCTTCATATTAAGGAACTGGCCGATGAAGCCTGCATGAGTGAGCCTAACTTTTACCGGACTTTCAAGCAAACATTCGGCCTGACACCGATTGATTATATCAATCAACAGCGTATTGCCTTGGCTTCCCGATTGCTACGGACAACGGATCGTTGCCTGGCCGATATTAGTCTGGCATGCGGGTTCAACAACATGACGTATTTTATGCGATTATTTCGCCGGGAAACGGGCCTGTCACCAGCCCAGTATCGCAAACAAATGCTAGCGTGCTGA